A region of the Bacteroidales bacterium genome:
ATTGCTGGATGGAGCGAAATCCGTGGTTGTTTTACTGTTTAATTATTTTCCGGAAAAGCCGCTCCCCGAAACCGGCAATTGCATCCTTTCGAAGTATGCTTACGGTGAGGATTATCATTTTGTGATCAAGGAAAAACTTAATCGGTTAATTGCTGAACTGAAGGCCAAAGCCGGCGATATCAACGCCCGTCCGTTTGTGGATTCGGCGCCGGTACTCGAACGCGCCTGGGC
Encoded here:
- a CDS encoding DUF1730 domain-containing protein, producing MNSKEFSGWIKTRALELGFSGCGIARAGFLQNEALHLENWLNAGMHGEMTYMENHFEKRVDPRKLLDGAKSVVVLLFNYFPEKPLPETGNCILSKYAYGEDYHFVIKEKLNRLIAELKAKAGDINARPFVDSAPVLERAWA